One genomic region from Chloroflexota bacterium encodes:
- the rlmD gene encoding 23S rRNA (uracil(1939)-C(5))-methyltransferase RlmD, which yields MTIITLQLSGIAHGGEGLGRHEGKIVFVPYAIPGERVRVEVLEEKARWARARLLEVLEPSADRIEAPCPYFGPGRCGGCQWQHITYERQLALKKEIVVDQLKRLGRVADPPVEDVVALADEDGLLAFFYRNHVQLAADEEQHFGYIRDAEGRSSSRGRKGPAAKDVIAVDRCLLLHPLLDDLHGALERGLQAPAEPLSTGGEDAAEADEKAEPVVVHRVGMRTGVNTGQRLMAFETAGDQVPGFVVEDLPVHCVVRHKDGSIYPLIGDPWIEEIVGGATFRVSAGSFFQVNTVGAEAMVHLASEMLAPQGHEVLIDGYCGVGLFALTLAHQVSQVIAIEQSESACEDFAWNGHDLDNVALFEGSVAEVLAALDQTQHCEIAIIDPPRSGTGREVIEHLHRLGIRRLLYVSCDPATLARDTLLLTDAGYKLRQVQPVDMFPQTYHIESLALFTR from the coding sequence ATGACCATCATTACTCTGCAACTTTCCGGTATAGCTCACGGCGGCGAGGGCCTGGGTCGCCACGAGGGCAAGATCGTTTTCGTTCCCTACGCGATTCCTGGTGAGCGGGTACGCGTCGAGGTGCTTGAGGAAAAGGCCCGTTGGGCACGAGCCAGGCTTCTGGAGGTATTGGAGCCTTCGGCCGACCGCATCGAGGCGCCCTGTCCCTACTTTGGGCCAGGTAGGTGCGGTGGATGCCAATGGCAGCACATCACCTATGAACGCCAGTTGGCTCTAAAAAAGGAGATCGTAGTCGACCAGTTGAAGCGTCTCGGCCGCGTTGCTGATCCGCCCGTTGAAGATGTGGTCGCTCTGGCCGACGAGGATGGACTGCTGGCCTTTTTTTATCGCAATCATGTACAGCTCGCAGCAGATGAGGAGCAGCATTTTGGCTACATACGGGACGCTGAGGGGCGGAGCAGCTCCCGGGGTCGCAAGGGCCCGGCGGCAAAAGATGTGATTGCTGTCGACAGATGTTTGCTGCTGCATCCCCTTCTGGATGATCTGCATGGAGCACTGGAGCGGGGCTTACAGGCGCCGGCTGAACCTTTAAGCACGGGCGGCGAGGACGCAGCTGAAGCAGATGAAAAAGCTGAGCCGGTTGTTGTGCACCGTGTCGGTATGAGGACGGGTGTCAACACGGGCCAGCGTTTGATGGCCTTTGAGACGGCAGGTGATCAAGTTCCGGGGTTCGTGGTTGAGGACTTACCCGTGCATTGCGTAGTGCGCCACAAGGATGGCAGCATCTATCCCTTGATCGGCGACCCCTGGATCGAGGAAATCGTTGGAGGAGCTACGTTTCGCGTTTCCGCCGGCAGTTTCTTTCAGGTGAACACGGTCGGCGCCGAGGCGATGGTCCACCTGGCCAGCGAGATGTTGGCACCCCAGGGCCATGAAGTCCTGATTGACGGTTATTGTGGCGTAGGGTTGTTCGCGCTGACTCTGGCGCATCAGGTGAGCCAGGTCATCGCGATTGAACAGTCTGAGTCGGCCTGCGAGGATTTCGCCTGGAACGGCCACGATTTGGATAACGTGGCCCTTTTCGAAGGTTCAGTTGCGGAGGTGTTGGCTGCTCTCGATCAAACCCAGCATTGCGAAATCGCCATCATCGATCCTCCACGGAGTGGCACCGGGCGGGAGGTGATTGAGCACCTGCACAGGTTGGGGATACGCCGATTGCTCTACGTCTCCTGCGATCCGGCCACCCTGGCTCGGGATACGCTATTGCTGACAGACGCCGGCTATAAGCTGCGCCAGGTACAGCCGGTCGACATGTTTCCCCAGACCTATCATATTGAAAGTCTGGCGCTCTTTACCCG